Below is a genomic region from Indicator indicator isolate 239-I01 chromosome 2, UM_Iind_1.1, whole genome shotgun sequence.
AACTGAACCCTGTAAATTGCCACATGTGACCTGCTTAGAAAGTGATATAAGGAAATAGGGTAATGAGGAAATAAGGAAAGTGATAtaaaggaggtggttgagtcaccaaccctggatgtgtttaaagatggtttggatgtggtgcttgaggatatggtttaggggtgaaccttgtagagtagggttgtcaGTTGGACacgatgatcctgaaggtcttttccaacatcaatgtttttgtgattctgtgaaactgaaaaaaaaatctatgatcTTGAGAAGAATTTTTAAGACACTGAGAACTGACTAAATGCCTATTTTTATTGCTGCATAAGCAAATAAACCACCGTATTTCAGTTTTTATTCCACCATAATACTTAGAGCACAGTGTATTAGATCCTGACTTCTTGCCCCACTTTAGTAAGGGCAGTCTTGTTATCGGCTGAAGGgggacctcactgctgtctacaactacctgaaaagatgttgtggagaggctggtgctggtctcttctcacagggaattagtgatagaacaggaGGGAATGGCCACAAGCTGCGACTGGGTGGGTTTAGGACAGGGTAGGTAGGACATTAGGGcaattttttccacagaaagagtggtcagacattggaatgtgctgcccagggaggtggttgagtccccaaccctgaatgtgtttaaaggttgtttggatgtggtgcttggggatatggtttaggggtgaaacttgtagagtagggttctgggttggacttggtgatcctgaaggtcttttctaacttgaatgcttctgtgattctgtgattacataCCTACagcaaagaacaacaacaacaaaggcaGGAACGAAGACACAGAAAGGAGAATAACAATTTAATGAGGCAAGAATGCATGCTGGGACTATCGAGACTTCATCTTTATTTCAGACATACACTTTCCACTtctatttgcaaaaaaaaaaaaacaaaataccaaaaaaccaaccaaccatttTTGAATGTGTTCCATCACTCCCATTTGACCAGCTGTTTGCTCAGCAGCTGTGTGtagctcctgcctgcagaagTTTTAGCATGATTAATCCACGGCTCAGATAACAACTTACCAATGCACTGTTACTCTTGCTCTCTGCACAAACTGAAGAAGACAAGACAGCCACGACAAAGAATCCTCTAGTCTTAATGTAACGATTCCTAGCCTATATTTCAAGGTCAGTGGGAAGACAGTAAAATGTTAGGGGATTTGtggtggtctttttttttttttttttttttttttacagtgtcaATAAGTTATTGTTGCAAAGGCAGACATTTGTATTTCTCTCAATAAACAGGACTGCATTACTAAACTAAAAAGCCAGGAAGACTCCCATAGTGTGAAAATATGCAGGGGAACAACAGCTGTTAGTCATTATTTTCTCCTTATCCTTTCAACACTTCTGTTTCAGTTTGCTCTCTAATGGGTAAATCACACTTTCTCCCCAGGATATTTTCTCATTTCGGGCAGGTACTAAAAAGAATCCTGAGAATTAGGAGTCATGGACCAAAGACAGCCCTGCTTTTACTGTAAAAGTTGAAACTCATTATTATGCTTTACCAAATAGATAAAGCCAGTGTGCTGCCCTCTTAGCCCTTTGTCACTACTAATGTGATGGAGgatgtttctgcttttcttcttcagactaTGAACCCAGCctctattattatttttttttcttatacaaCCTGTGCTACATttctcaaaagagaaaaaaaaacacacacaaaaaattatTCTCTCACTTCATTTAGGCAAAAGAAGAATCTGCCATcagacagcttttaaacatCTGGTTTACACTTTACCTCATCTGACAAGGTTTCACAGTAGCCATttggaaacagagaaaaaacaaagataaaaattTGCTTATGATCAGCAACTTACTGCACAAGCTACTTTGCCCTATTATTTTCTTAACTGCATGATTAATATTTACTGGCAAGTCTGAGCCTTTTGTTCACCTTGATTTTAATTAATCTGACTCTAGGTCACAGTGAAAATGAGGtcggaaaaaaaatacaggtaaAAATATCACAGTGCAGTAAAATTACCCTGGAAATCTTATTCTTTTAAACATTTGGCATAACCCTAATATACTTCTAAGTTGGCCTTTTCACTGTAAAACACATTTCCCTCTAGTAACTCCTGAAGtcataataattattttttccaagcagaaaCCTCCAAAACAACAGAATACATCCACTGATGAGGTTAGAACGTATCACAAGTGTGAGCAAGCTTAAAAATGTGCCCTCTTCCCcttatttctctttcaaagtAAGAGGttgcttttcttcagaaagGCAATTCAGTCTGCATCTGCTTTGACTTAAAGATCTGAAAACAATGCTACTAATCTAATGCTATTAACCTGATTACATTTCCTACATGGCTTTTAATACGTAACGCTTTTTACAACTGGTTACTGCTGATACTATTTAGTGAGACAGATTGTGCTGAAAATATTGTGGAGGAGGCACAAGCAACCTTCCATCTGCAGCTACTCTtgggcagtgctgaggcagACACACTCCTTATGGCTGTGCTCAAAAAGGCAAAACATTATTCCAGGGAGTACAGTGTCTCAGTCTTTGCGGTGCCTCAGTACTCTGAATCTTTACTAGGCCAATAAATTACCTGGGCTTGAAGCCCTCCTTCAGAATCTAGGGCAGCTCCATCCCACCAACCCTCCTGGCTTCCCCAGGGCTGATATGTTTACCAGCTCTTATATATGACCATTCTTGTTTCTGTTGCCTGCACATGCATCAGCGACTGCAAACTCATCAAGaaaaggcaattaaaaaaaaaaagtttcaaaaaaaaaaaaaaaaagtagggcTCCCTGGCCACCGGGAAACACGGAAATGGTACGAATTTGGCATAAAATCTTGCGTATGTAGCAACAGCATCTGGTGCTGGCAGTGGATATTGAGACCACATGAAAGAGAATAAAAGGCACGTTTCCGCGGGAAAAATACcctataaaaaaataaagccgcCATGCTAAATAAGAAAACACCGTCATCCTAGGGAGCATGTGTCACAGCACGTACTGGGGGGGGGTGACCTGCCGTGAAATCAGGACCCCTTCAAGGAATATCCTCTCCTCCACCGCCCCAGGGTGACAGCTCTGTGCCCGCGGAAGAGAGCGCTCCTCTGTCACGGCATCCTCGCTGCCGCCGGCTCGGACGCGAAGGCACCGGTCCCCCCCCCCGACCTTGCCTCGCCGGGCTAGGGCTAAACAAACACGTTTTTAACAACTGAGGGCCGCGCCCGCAGCGCTTTCACCCGTACCTCCGAGGTGGGAGGGCGACCCGGTCGCGCCCCCGCTCCTGCCTCGCCTCTCTCCCCGCCCCAGCTCCGTTCCCACAGGGGCTTCCTCCCGCCCCACCCCCCCGCCAGCAGCCATGTGTCTGCTCAAGTGCGATTAACACCGACCTGCCAAATCCAACCCCCGGGCCCCGTGTTTACTGCGCGGCGCCTTCGCGCGGAGCCGTTGTGTTGATGGCGCTGGCAAATGAGCCGGGGGAGGTGGGCTCCACGCCGCGCACCGGCAGCTATAAAACCCTCCGGGTCCGCGGCGGGTAGGGTCAGGCGAGCGGCCGTGGACCGGCAGAGGATGGAGGGCAGAGCGATGGGGTGCAGCTGCCCCCGCCCGCCCTCGGCGGCGCTGCCCCCACCGGGATACTTGCCCTTCTCCTCCCGGTGCGGGGCGCGGTCGGGACCTGCCCTAACGGTCCTGCCGTTACCCCGCAGGTCCGTGCCTTTCTGGAGGCCCTGGGTACCCACGCCGGCCGAGGAGGGTCGACAGAGTGTCACCAGCATCGGGCCGGCCGCGGTGAGTGGGGCTGATGGGACGCCGGTACTGCCGTTGGTAACGTCTAGGGAGACGTTGCGGCGGGGGCCTCCCGAGCGCGGGGGGCCGTGCCGGTGGGCTgatctctgctctctcctttcCAGCCTCACAGCCCCTGCGGGCTGGCGGAAGCCTCCCGAAAGCTGGCGCAGTACACGCACCCCGTCAGGTAAGTGGCTGCCCTGGGCCGCCGCCGCTTTCGGCGGCGGAGCTCCGAACCCATGTTGGGGCTCGCCGTGCTGCGCTGCTAGGAGAAAAGAGTCCTTTGCTCCGTATTGCCGAGCTCCCCAGGAACCGGTTCCTCCGCCCCTTTTGATCCCACCCATGTCTTTATGTAGGTGGTAAAATGCCTTCGGAGTGATTTAGCCATCCAAGTGGTTTTGAACTGACAGGCCCTTGGGCAAATGATTGTCAATTCCAGCTCTATTTTTTTGCCGGATTTGTCAGATCTCTAAGATGAGATGTCGACATACTTCCCTGCTGTGGGACTTAAATTTGTGTTATACAGTTATGTGcgggtttttttgtggtggcaGAGTTGACTAAAGCACCTTGCTACTCCTCCCTATTCCCGGGATTAAAAAGGGAgtgaaggaaggagggggggaggggtagCGCCTAGGCTGTCTTGTTCTGCAAACCTCCAGTGTCCCTCTGATGCAAGGACGCAGGTGCAGGCATGGGtaagagaggcagaaggagaaggtaTGGACTGATTAAGCCAGCACTGAGGAGGAAAATACTCATGTAACTACTGCTTTAATGATGAAGGTAATGATTGTGTGGGCACTGTCAGTTGTGACAGGGAAATAAAGAGCACAGCTAGAGCTGCATCTGCAGGAGAGTCTATTGAAAAGTACCAGTAGGTGTTCCAAGGTGCTTAAAGTAACTGCACAGGGAGTTCTTCCAGACAAGATGCAGTTTTCTCTGAAATGTAGTCTCTGATCTTTCAAATTGTGATGCACAGACTATCTAAGTAGCTGCATGGACTGCTTTCACtgtgcctgctccagtgcttagGTATGAGTGACTGCTGCAAGGAACAATGAGAATTGAGCGATCTTAGAAAGCAAGTGTCAGTTACTCTGTACAGCAGCACTCTCTTAAACGGCAGACTATAAAGTACTTTTATAATTGCTAGAAAACCATCTAATTCTGTTTCTTAATGTATTTCTATTATAAACAATGTGTAGTCAGTATTTATATTGCAATGTGCTGGTCTCTTAACTCTTGGGACTTCATTGTCTCTTTCAGCTCCTTTCAAACTGTAAGGAAAAGAGGGTGATAGCTAGAAAGGAACTGTAGAGTATATTCATTGCACTAGCTGATAACCCTTGCTACACTATATCAGCAATTTTTTGTGTTAATTTCTAGATAAAACAGACTTTAAACTCTAGGCTCCTGGGACATGTTCCGTAAGGAGTTTGGTGGATGATTCCTCTTGAAAAGACAGGGTGAAATACCTAGGTGTAATCCCCTTAGACCCTTACTGTTCTGTTGAGATTTGTCTCAAACCATTGTAAACAATGACTTACTTTGGGGACCTTCACTAACAAAGCTACTAATTTAATCTATATACACAGGGGATCCTGTTTGACACCCATTATATTCCCTAGGGCAGTATTATTTGGACCAGGTCCCCAGGTAATACTGTCAATGAGGTAGCAGAGTGTTAAGTTTCAGATACAGTGACTTGGGGGCCTTAAGAACTGTTTTGCTGCAAAACTAGCACTTTAAATGCTCAGATGAAAATACAGAATCCAGAGAGTACTTTTTCTGTTTGAATGTAGAAAAGCTCAGCATGTGAGGGGAAAATGTTGGATGCTTGCCTCAACAGAATTTCACTGTGTTTTCTTATGTGTCAGCCGTCAAGTGGAGTATGTAGTAACAAATAGCAAACCTATTGTGTATTTGTTGCAGACTATTTTGGCCCAAATCAAGGTGCTATGATTACTTATATCAGGAAGCTGAAGCACTTCTGAAAAACTTTCCAGTTCAAGCTACAATCTCCTTTTATGAAGACTCAGAGAGcgaagatgatgatgataatgaacTGGAACAAGATTCAAGAACAGAATCAGATTGCTGATTGCAAGAAAGGCCAATGCAACTTCAAAGACTTAATTTAAACttaatataaaaatgtattatagtatttttaaagataatttATTTGTATGTAAGTTATTCTTAATAAAACTGAAATGTCTTGTAATTTTATCTGACACTTTTTTCATCTGTTCTTGTCCTGGTTTAGGCAaaggaggttttgttttttttttttttttactctgaggTCCTATATTTTGTAAACAGTAATTCGGATGTCAATTTTAGAAGCATGGAACAGATGCGTTGCTTAAAAGTCACTTTCTCCTTTTGAAGACACAAGGAAAACTTTATTATGATTTAGACTTCATGTGAAAGACTGTCAAGGAGTCATTGGAGGAAGTATTCCAGTGTTGTGCCTGCTATTACAACTGGAGTTTCAGACATGGAAAAAATAGTAAAGCTGTTTCCCCCTTGGAAGGAAGAGTCCAATTTCTACTCCAGTTTTGCCTTTCAAAtaaggggggcggggggggggctCCTTAAATTGCTCATGCTATCTCATGTTAATGAGGTGTGTTGTTACACAAACACAGCATGAAACTTATCAGTTGTTAAGTGGGTATcacaaaataaggaaaagatCCAGTGTGAATTATTTTGATTGTGAGTTTGGTTTTGATACAGAAAACAAAGTTTAGTAGCAATGATCACAGAGGCCAATGCCCCTAACagaatgaacaaacaaaaaggccTAAAATTCAAATTTAATTCACATATTGGTGCCTTTGTCAGGTACATCTTATGTGAGTGCTTGCATGTGTGTGTTGCTGCAGGCTGGGCCGGCTCAGTGTGTCATAGCATCCCTGGAATACTTGCCCTGTCACATCTGCTCCCAGCGGGCCTGACACAGCTCGGCAGGAAGGACGGGTCCTCCCACATAGCAGTTCTCACCTTTGGAGCGTCGGTAGTGCCACTTATACCCTTCAGGCTCCAGCACCATGCcctgtgaggggagacctggaCGTAAAACCAAGCGCAGCAGGAGCCCAACTCCCCAGGGCAGATAAGGCGGCGGACGCAGTACCCGGAGTTCTCTCTTCAACGCCCGCCCGCGTTGCTCCGTCCTGCAACAGGACCTCACGAGCCCAGTCCGTTTCCACTGAAACCCCGACACTGAGGAACCGTCCAGGCCGGCAGCGCTAGGCCTAAACCCCGCCCGGCCGTGGGATCCGCCCGTCGCCGCCGCGCCTGCGCCCTGTGCCAGAGCGCATCCCCACGCCCGCCCGCTGGGGCGCAGGCCGCGGCCTGGCCCGGCAGGATGCTGAACGTTCCTCCGCAGGCCTTCCCTgcgcccagctcccagcagcgaGTGGCTGCGAGCGGCCGTGCCAAGGtagggaggggatggggagagTCACCCGCAGCCGGTGCAGGGGTTTTCCCCGGCGCCGCTGCCCTGGGGCCTGCGGAGCTGCCGGAGATCGGCGCGGGTGAGGGCCGAGATATTGGCCCGATTGGGTCAGCGTTTTCCGCGTTTGGTTTCGGCCAGCTGCGTGGCCCTGGCCCTCTACGGGAGCTGTCGTGGCTTGCTGGTCGGCCTCTGGTTGCGGCTGGTGGAGGGTTGCTGCCGAGGGGACGCGGCTGCTGTAGCCGGGCCCCCGGGTGAGGGTCTGGCTCCGCGTACCTCTCGTTCGAGAGGGTAGTGGTGATAACGCtcttgctctgctttcccaggCTTTCTCGGAGTTGCTTCTGTGCAGAGACGGACAAGTTCAGCTTGAAATTACTGTGTGCAGTACGTGCTGGGTCCTCATCTTTGGAGTAGTTTTGGGggctgcgtccagttctggagcccctattacaagaaataTCTGGACATgttggaacgtgtccagagaagggccaggaggatgatcgcCTCTCGTATGAAgacagagttggggctattcagtctggagaggagaaggctctgaggagatcttattgtaaccttccggtatctgaagggcctacaagaaagctgggaagggactttttagggtgtcaggtaatgataggactagggggaatggaactaaaatagaaatgggaagattccgattggatgttaggaagaaattcttcaccatgagggaaagaacaggttgccagggaggtggtagaagccggggaagtttttaaggcctggctggatgtgtctctgagcaacctgacgtAGTGCATGGTGTCCCTGCCACgacaggggtttggaactaggtgatccttgaggactCTTAACAgctccgtgattctgtgattttgtgtctTCAGACCTAACTTGGAAAGCAGTCTTAACTACAGTAGCCTCAAGTGATGTGGGTCTGTGTGTTCTTTAATCTTCTCCTTGCTgattttgttgtgggtttgtaaGACCACGAGCCTTTACCCTGTTCTTTGCTATTAGAGTTTGGGTCCAAGGAGGTCCCAGTCTGTGGGGCTGTTGAAAAGGAAGGTGCTTGTTGGAGAACGGCTTGAATCCCAGGGACATGGTTCTGTGGAACAACTAtttgagcaaaatgtgtaggccGTATTCCATTCTGTTGCTTACTGTTTGTAGATAGCTTTTATGCTGATATGGCAAGGTCACCATGGCTTGTGACCATGTGACaagtggctgtggctgtggttgtggctgtgcttgcagctgtGTTGTTAATTTACAGGATGAAACAATGAATAGTTAGAAAGAAGCCTGTGAAATGGCACGTAGACTTAACCGCAAGTGGGCTGGATATTATAATGTAGCTTCTTACCAAAAACCTATCGAATGATGACACTTGTGCATATTCACCTGAGTTGCACCAATAGAATAGTGACATTTGTGCATATTTAGCTGAAGATGTTATATAAGCTGTGTATTCGAACAATAAAGTTGaagcttgcttatcaatcaCATTGATTGCCGCTCGTCTTCCCTCACGTTCACCAGCAAATCATATTGATTACCGCTCGTCTCCCTCGCGTTCGACAACAGTGCTAGACACCCTGAAGATCTTACTTTGTCTTTCTGGGCAGACTACGATAAATTAAAAGTCTTAAGTCTTATCTTTTGCTGGGTGAGATTTCCACTTGTTGTAGGGCTTTAGAAAGTTTTTGTGAATGACAGTGAAGGTGAGCTTCCCTACCTTGTCCTACCTGGCCATGATCTTCCAAATTTCTCTTCTTTGTTGCTCGTAGGATTCCATGCCATAACTCAAACGGTGCTGATATAAACTTTAACAGCACAGGAGGACTTGAtatctgcagctctctgaatATTTGCTGATGCTCAATAATTCCCTTGTCTGTGTTACTAGATAAGATGTTCCCCTAAGCAGCCTAATGGCTGACTAGGACTCCCAAATATCAGTAAAGAATATGGATTGTGTAATTTCCTGTTTCTTCTCATTTGTTGCCCTTATTTAGAGGAAATGAGCGAATCACTTTTGCCTGACTCTTCCTAGAAAGCTTAAAAAAAGTATATTGAACAGCTACTTGTTCTTTTAGAGTTTAATAACGTTTGTACATTTGTTATTTTTCAGGTACCTTTGAAACCAGGAAGGAGTCTTATGGATTGGATTCAACTAACTAAAAGTGGGAAGGACTTGACTGGTTTGAAAGGGAGGCTAATTGAAGTGACAGAAGATGAGCTTGCTAAACACAACAAAAAGGAGGACTGCTGGATATGTATAAGAGGTTAGTTGCTGTGATGTTGCTTCTACATTTTTTTGCCTAACTTCTCTCTTCTGAActtaaagaagcagcaaaaaccccaaacaaacagcaacaacaaaagctGCACCTCAAAACAAACTATGCACCTTCTGTGTTTAGCGAGGTGTAATCTGACATAATTGGATGCAACTCTGTTTGAGTTAGAGATTTTGTGCCACAAAGATTTTCTTTACTTTCATGCTTTTCTTACGAAGTCTTCCAAGTGGGCATATTTTGTACTTTTATATGAGCGTATATAAACAAACCACAAGATTGTATCTCAGAAGTTGAAAGTATTGTAAGTTAGCGGTGTTAAGTGGTTTGGAGCAATAGCCATGCCTAGAAGAGTATTTTCAGTGCTGAAGTTCCTAGTTGTCGTACAGGAGGAGTAAAATGTTTACTCTCCAGTTGAATCCAGTTGAAATTCAGAGGCTAAAGTACAGTGATACTGCCTTAAATTTGTCATGAGATAACAGCACTTCTATGAAGATAGGTTAAGAAGGTCAGAGTAGCTAATGTGACATTACTCTAGGAGGAGTGGTTCATTTAGTAGTGACTGAACTGATATGGAGCAGCACTGATATCTGACTCCATGTCATTACTCCACTCCAGCAAAAGAAAgttaagaatttcttcatgAAGGCaactttgtttttgttgggtgcTAAAGGGGTTAAAAGTATGGGTGAAATATTGTTCAGTACTGGCTTTTGAGCAAGATAAAAGGATTGATTAATTTTTTGTGTGCTGCTTTTGCCCATACTAGCAAAACTGTGGTGGGAGAAGAGCTAAAGAGAGCTTATTTACTGTGG
It encodes:
- the RIPPLY2 gene encoding protein ripply2 codes for the protein MSRGRWAPRRAPAAIKPSGSAAGRVRRAAVDRQRMEGRAMGCSCPRPPSAALPPPGYLPFSSRCGARSGPALTVLPLPRRSVPFWRPWVPTPAEEGRQSVTSIGPAAPHSPCGLAEASRKLAQYTHPVRLFWPKSRCYDYLYQEAEALLKNFPVQATISFYEDSESEDDDDNELEQDSRTESDC